One stretch of Janibacter limosus DNA includes these proteins:
- a CDS encoding type II secretion system F family protein: MTDLVHSIGLGRSGALLGLLLALGLALVHQGLPRHRRATLDDRLAPYLRDTPRPSRLLATEDVSLIAVIPTVLRPLVTDLARRVESVLGGTASVRRRLLRAGRTPDTDHFRAEQVVYGFAGAVLGGVLGAVYVTGQGRSPIFLVVLVLLGFAIGVVVRDTLLSREADRREARMLAEFPTVAELLALAVGAGEGAAGALERVVRLSDGELSDELGRCLADARAGASLPTALQGLAERTGLTSLARFVDGIVVAVERGTPLSDVLRAQAQDVREQGRRLIMEAGGKKEIAMMVPVVFGVLPVTILFALFPGLGFFQFQM, translated from the coding sequence ATGACGGACCTCGTGCACTCGATCGGCCTCGGGCGCAGCGGCGCCCTGCTCGGGTTGCTCCTCGCCCTCGGCCTCGCGTTGGTCCACCAGGGACTGCCCCGGCACCGCCGCGCCACCCTCGACGACCGCCTCGCGCCGTACCTGCGGGACACTCCCCGACCCTCGCGGCTGCTGGCCACGGAGGACGTCTCCCTCATCGCCGTCATCCCGACCGTGCTGCGGCCACTGGTCACCGATCTGGCGCGCCGGGTCGAGTCGGTCCTGGGCGGCACCGCTTCGGTGCGTCGCCGGCTGCTGCGCGCCGGCCGGACGCCGGACACCGACCACTTCCGGGCCGAGCAGGTCGTCTACGGCTTCGCGGGCGCGGTGCTCGGAGGAGTCCTCGGCGCCGTCTACGTGACCGGTCAGGGGCGCTCGCCGATCTTCCTGGTCGTGCTCGTCCTGCTCGGCTTCGCCATCGGGGTCGTCGTCCGCGACACCCTGCTCAGCCGTGAGGCGGACCGCCGAGAGGCCCGCATGCTCGCCGAGTTCCCCACCGTGGCAGAGCTGCTCGCGCTCGCAGTCGGGGCGGGCGAGGGAGCGGCTGGTGCCCTCGAGCGCGTCGTCCGGCTCTCCGACGGCGAGCTGTCGGACGAGCTCGGGCGTTGCCTCGCCGACGCCCGCGCCGGGGCGAGCCTGCCGACAGCGCTGCAGGGGCTGGCGGAGCGCACCGGCCTCACCTCGCTTGCTCGGTTCGTCGACGGCATCGTCGTCGCGGTCGAGCGCGGGACCCCACTGTCGGACGTCTTGCGGGCCCAGGCCCAGGACGTCCGTGAGCAAGGCCGCCGGCTGATCATGGAGGCCGGCGGCAAGAAGGAGATCGCGATGATGGTGCCGGTTGTCTTCGGCGTCCTCCCGGTCACGATCCTCTTTGCCCTCTTCCCGGGGCTCGGCTTCTTCCAGTTCCAGATGTGA
- a CDS encoding TadE/TadG family type IV pilus assembly protein, which produces MIGAVRLDDDRGSAVVDFTLTSTLLLFVFLAVFQLGLALHVRNTLISCASEGARYGAREGSSAQQGEARTRDLIGRSLSPRYARSVGSSIATTGSGVEVLVIDVSAPVPVVGLFGPGGGFDVSGRAFVESQ; this is translated from the coding sequence TTGATCGGTGCCGTGCGGCTGGACGACGACCGCGGCTCAGCGGTCGTCGACTTCACCCTGACCTCGACGCTGCTTCTCTTCGTCTTCCTCGCGGTCTTCCAGCTGGGGCTGGCCCTGCATGTGCGCAACACGTTGATCTCGTGCGCGAGCGAGGGTGCGAGGTACGGCGCCCGCGAAGGGTCGTCGGCGCAGCAGGGGGAGGCCCGCACGAGGGACCTCATCGGCCGGTCCTTGTCTCCTCGGTACGCACGCAGCGTGGGGTCGAGCATCGCCACGACGGGCTCCGGCGTGGAGGTGCTCGTCATCGACGTCTCGGCCCCGGTACCCGTGGTCGGGCTCTTCGGGCCCGGTGGAGGATTCGACGTCTCGGGCCGCGCCTTCGTGGAGTCCCAGTGA
- a CDS encoding pilus assembly protein yields the protein MSGALPSARDRLADEGGTAVIEFVWLAVLLLVPLIYLVLCLARLQAGSYAVTQAARESARAFVTAKDDPSARARSQAAADIAFEDQGFTAGGSLSVSCSAAPCLSPGESVTTQAAVSVPLPLVPAFLGDSVPLQIPVSATQVAPVPQYEVR from the coding sequence GTGAGTGGCGCGCTCCCGTCCGCCCGTGACCGCTTGGCCGACGAAGGGGGGACTGCCGTCATCGAGTTCGTCTGGCTGGCGGTCCTGCTCCTCGTCCCGCTCATCTACCTGGTCCTGTGCCTTGCTCGTCTTCAGGCCGGGTCCTATGCAGTGACCCAGGCGGCTCGGGAGTCGGCCCGAGCATTCGTCACGGCAAAGGATGACCCGTCGGCCCGGGCTCGTTCGCAGGCGGCTGCGGACATCGCCTTCGAGGACCAGGGATTCACCGCCGGTGGGTCCCTCTCGGTGAGCTGCTCGGCAGCTCCGTGTCTCTCGCCGGGGGAGTCGGTGACGACGCAGGCAGCGGTGAGTGTCCCCCTTCCCCTCGTCCCGGCCTTCCTCGGTGACTCGGTGCCGTTGCAGATCCCGGTCTCGGCGACCCAGGTTGCTCCGGTACCGCAGTACGAGGTCCGATGA
- a CDS encoding pilus assembly protein TadG-related protein, with the protein MTSLRAAVRQRWRDDSGQLSVLVLGLTVIAMTLIIGGLAVTSVQISRMRLLDAADSAALGATDDGAERIYDDGVGADLPLDDASVRESAATHLSERSRPHGLESWAVAPGTGSPDGRTAVVVLTGEADLPLIGGLLQSMGGSVTLTVESRARAGVVTAPQ; encoded by the coding sequence ATGACCTCCCTTCGAGCCGCTGTGCGTCAGCGTTGGCGCGATGACAGTGGGCAGCTGAGCGTCCTCGTGCTCGGTCTGACCGTCATCGCGATGACGTTGATCATCGGGGGGTTGGCCGTCACATCGGTGCAGATCTCCCGGATGCGGCTGCTCGACGCGGCCGACTCGGCCGCGCTCGGCGCCACCGATGATGGTGCCGAGCGGATCTATGACGACGGGGTGGGCGCCGACCTGCCCCTCGATGACGCCAGCGTCCGGGAGAGCGCCGCGACGCATCTGTCCGAGCGGTCACGGCCTCACGGACTGGAGAGCTGGGCCGTCGCGCCGGGCACCGGGAGCCCTGACGGTCGCACTGCGGTCGTGGTGCTCACGGGTGAGGCCGATCTGCCCCTCATCGGCGGGCTGCTGCAGTCGATGGGTGGGTCGGTCACGCTCACCGTCGAGTCGAGGGCCCGAGCTGGCGTGGTCACCGCCCCGCAGTGA